In Oryza glaberrima chromosome 8, OglaRS2, whole genome shotgun sequence, the following are encoded in one genomic region:
- the LOC127782962 gene encoding wall-associated receptor kinase 1-like, producing the protein MAAASDMPNCQNECGGVLIPYPFGVGENCSRPGFDVFPITCNNSFVPPRPYWSNLEIIDINIATAEMRVYLPVSHKCFSSTNQSADSNWGWSLNSSSSQFLVSPTKNIFTALGCYTIAMLSGRDNGTYSTGCISYCASESEVKVGDGKGCTGLGCCQTSIAGGLSYIAFYFNVPNNPSWNYSPCSYAMVADKSWDIKISKEDVIGNMTFARRIERGAPLVLDWAIRNNGTCPPALSSGENGKQRQQAAAACVSPHSYCLNATNGPGYFCNCSDGYAGNPYVSNGCKNVNECDPSFYKENYPCIGGKCLDTEGGFKCKCNFGRKRDSKNSHICQPVLSKPAIVVTATTCAISILSIIFLFLHMEREKRKLREFFKKNDGQLLQSMGIKIFKKKTIEKITNNYSTIIGKGGFGLVYKGAVDNDQKVAVKCPNPISVDTARQNDFANEVSIQSQISHKNVVRLLGCCLETNIPILVYEFIPRGSLYDVLHGNGDDSNITEHKLSLDVRLGIAIESAEALAYMHSSASQKILHGDVKSSNILLDENFTPKVSDFGISRLLSIEKDHTKFVIGDANYMDPVYMKTGLLTEKSDVYSFGVVLLELITGKKARYEGNESLPLNFVKSYMTESRAREMFDKELMCTEEVNCLEMIGDIAVQCLEEDVDKRPAMKEVSEHLHLARKEFMQNQGKISCEEADEIAIEFPLSHQLSPA; encoded by the exons ATGGCTGCTGCCAGTGACATGCCGAACTGCCAAAACGAGTGCGGTGGCGTGCTCATCCCTTACCCGTTTGGGGTCGGCGAAAACTGTTCGCGGCCAGGCTTCGACGTATTCCCAATCACATGCAACAACAGCTTTGTTCCTCCAAGACCATACTGGAGTAATTTGGAGATCATTGACATAAACATAGCCACTGCCGAGATGCGCGTTTACCTGCCTGTGTCTCACAAATGCTTCAGCTCGACCAACCAATCTGCAGACTCAAACTGGGGATGGTCCTTGAACTCCAGCTCCTCGCAGTTTCTGGTCTCGCCGACCAAGAACATTTTCACTGCCCTAGGCTGCTACACTATTGCTATGCTTTCAGGCCGAGACAACGGGACATACAGCACCGGGTGCATCAGCTACTGTGCCAGCGAGAGCGAGGTCAAGGTTGGCGACGGCAAAGGGTGCACCGGCCTCGGCTGCTGCCAAACGTCTATCGCAGGAGGTCTCAGCTACATTGCTTTCTACTTCAACGTCCCCAACAACCCTTCCTGGAACTACAGCCCTTGCAGCTACGCCATGGTAGCCGATAAAAGCTG ggaTATCAAGATCAGCAAGGAGGATGTAATCGGCAACATGACGTTTGCCCGAAGGATTGAGAGGGGTGCCCCTTTGGTGCTCGACTGGGCCATAAGAAACAATGGGACGTGCCCTCCAGCTCTGAGCAGCGGTGAAAACGGGAAGCAGCGACAACAAGCTGCTGCCGCATGTGTTAGTCCGCACAGCTATTGTTTGAATGCAACCAACGGACCAGGGTACTTCTGCAACTGCTCAGACGGCTATGCTGGGAATCCCTATGTCTCCAACGGGTGCAAAA ATGTTAACGAGTGTGATCCATCCTTCTATAAAGAAAATTATCCTTGCATTGGTGGGAAATGCCTTGACACAGAAGGTGGTTTCAAGTGCAAATGCAATTTTGGACGAAAGAGGGATAGTAAAAATAGCCACATTTGCCAACCCGTGCTGTCCAAACCTGCTATAGTAGTGACAG caaCAACATGTGCCATCTCAATTTTGTCCATCATATTCCTTTTCTTGCACATGGAGCGTGAAAAGAGGAAGCTTCGAGAGTTTTTCAAGAAAAATGATGGCCAACTACTACAAAGCATGGGCATTAAGATTTTCAAAAAGAAGACGATagaaaaaatcacaaataattacagtacaattatTGGAAAGGGTGGATTTGGTTTGGTCTACAAGGGAGCTGTTGACAATGACCAGAAAGTTGCTGTTAAGTGCCCGAACCCCATTTCAGTTGACACGGCACGCcaaaatgattttgcaaatgAGGTCAGTATCCAATCTCAGATAAGCCACAAGAATGTGGTGAGGCTCTTGGGGTGTTGTTTGGAGACAAATATACCGATACTGGTATATGAATTCATACCACGAGGAAGCCTCTATGATGTGCTTCATGGTAATGGTGATGACAGTAATATTACGGAGCATAAACTATCACTAGATGTACGCTTAGGAATAGCTATTGAATCCGCAGAAGCTTTGGCTTACATGCATTCATCTGCTAGTCAGAAGATCCTTCACGGAGATGTTAAGTCTAGCAACATTCTCTTAGATGAAAATTTCACTCCAAAGGTCTCAGATTTTGGAATATCCAGACTCCTATCTATTGAGAAAGATCACACTAAATTCGTCATAGGGGATGCAAACTACATGGATCCTGTGTATATGAAGACAGGCCTTCTTACCGAAAAGAGTGACGTATACAGCTTTGGTGTTGTACTACTAGAACTTATCACAGGAAAGAAAGCAAGGTACGAAGGCAATGAGAGCCTCCCATTGAACTTCGTTAAGTCTTATATGACAGAGAGTAGGGCCAGGGAGATGTTTGACAAGGAACTCATGTGTACTGAAGAGGTAAATTGTCTTGAGATGATTGGTGATATTGCTGTTCAATGCCTGGAAGAAGATGTGGATAAGAGGCCAGCTATGAAGGAAGTTTCGGAACATCTTCATTTGGCAAGAAAGGAATTCATGCAAAATCAAGGTAAAATCAGTTGCGAAGAAGCTGACGAGATAGCCATAGAGTTTCCTCTGTCACATCAGTTATCCCCAGCTTGA
- the LOC127783068 gene encoding uncharacterized protein LOC127783068, translated as MEMAKLMEECSNAILHRLPEKKKDPGCPTISCSIGTQHFDQALCDLEASVSVMPKDAFDKLNYTGLIPTPMRLQLADSSVRYPVGIAEDVPIKVRDFFIPVDFVELEMELDKETPLILGRPFLSTAEASIDVGAGNIRFHINGKEQKFNFRPRAEQCSMVKIKYDLNAWNMKDVEVQPPKMDSLVTFMKKYPSW; from the coding sequence ATGGAGATGGCCAAGCTCATGGAGGAGTGTAGCAACGCTATACTCCACCGGCTGccggaaaagaagaaagatccggggtgtcccacAATTTCATGCTCAATTGGGACACAACACTTCGATCAGGCCCTATGTGATCTTGAGGCCAGTGTCAGCGTGATGCCGAAGGACGCCTTCGACAAGCTGAACTATACGGGGTTGATTCCAACACCGATGAGGCTCCAACTGGCTGACTCCTCTGTCCGCTATCCAGTGGGCATCGCCGAGGATGTGCCAATAAAAGtccgggatttcttcatcccagTGGATTTCGTCGAACTTGAGATGGAGTTAGATAAGGAGACGCCTTTGATTCTGGGGCGTCCATTTTTGAGTACCGCGGAAGCCAGCATTGATGTGGGGGCTGGGAACATCCGGTTCCACATCAATGGAAAGGAGCAGAAATTCAACTTTAGACCAAGAGCAGAGCAATGCTCTATGGTCAAGATCAAATACGACCTGAATGCATGGAACATGAAGGATGTTGAAGTGCAGCCGCCAAAAATGGACAGCCTCGTAACCTTCATGAAGAAATACCCttcatggtga
- the LOC127782925 gene encoding uncharacterized protein LOC127782925, whose translation MITRRMMPLLIGVFACTAGLLCRCCWASTTSPTGLPWPPTGVSASTAGHLCCRCWASTTSLRSASVAADWCLRLHGWPIMPPLLGVYVFTDRLAFAATDWCFRLHSWPTMPPLLGVYVLTTIHGCPRLHRPACLCCRRLVSLPTQLAYYAAVVGRLRLHRRPTSVAADWCPRLYGWLATPPFMGVHVFTDRLAFAAADWCPCLHGWSIMPPLVGIFAFTVDRLPRRRLVSSLLLMDDLVSTSATSAVIKGNIAKIQIQIFIKGIHGFKLISYALGMDQLEHHHRLAFAATDWCLRLHGWHIMPPLLGAVVFTDRPSRPPPTGVFTYTVGWSHHRC comes from the exons AACACGTCGGATGATGCCGCTGCTGATTGGTGTCTTCGCCTgcacagctggcctattatgccgctgttgttgggcatctacgacttcaccgaccGGTTTGCCTTGGCCACCGACCGGTGTCTCCGCCTCCACGGCTGGCCACttatgctgccgttgttgggcgtctacgacttcattGCGgtctgcctccgtcgccgccgactggtgtctccgcctccacggctggcctattatgccgccgttgttgggcgtctacgtcttcaccgaccggctagCCTTCGCCGCAACTgattggtgtttccgcctgcacagctggcctactatgccgccattgttgggcgtctacgtcctCACCACCATTCATGGatgtccacgtcttcaccgaccggcttgcctttgctgccgccgactggtgtctctgcctacacagctggcctattatgccgctgttgttgggcgtctacgacttcaccgccggcctacctctgtcgccgccgactggtgtcctcgcctatatgGTTGGTTGGCCACACCACCGTttatgggcgtccacgtcttcaccgaccggcttgcctttgctgccgccgactggtgtccttgTCTACACGGCTggtctattatgccgccgttggtgggcatcttcgctttcaccgtcgaccgccttcctcgccgccgactggtgtcttcattGTTATTGATGGACGACCTCGTTTCCACATCGGCCACCTCTGCCGTCATCAAGGGGAATATTGCAAA gatccagatccagatattcataaaagggattcatggctttaagcttatctcttacgctcTAGGAATGGATCAGttagaacatcaccaccggcttgccttcgccgccaccgactggtgtctccgcctgcacggctggcatattatgccgccgttgttgggcgccgttgtcttcaccgaccgaccgtctcgtccgccgccgactggtgtcttcacctatacggttggttggtcacaccaccgttgttga